A genomic stretch from Cloacibacterium caeni includes:
- a CDS encoding molybdopterin oxidoreductase family protein — translation MAKLPIDAEKIIAQYGPSLHMPNKEAIPGRDEPDSIIETHCCFCGMQCGIKLLAKNNKVVGFEPWMEFPFNEGRLCPKGVLRYMQNNHEDRLTAPILNKPGVGFVPISWDEAMDSTISEIKRIQSQYGNDAFAMLSGVSLSNEKSYMVGKFARTALKTKNLDYNGRLCMVSAGAGNKKAFGLDRTSNNYQDLEKAEVIIVTGANVSETFPTLTHWIWKARDNGAKLIVVDPRMIPLARTADLHLDIRPGTDSALFGAILNYMVQHDMLDHDFIDNHTSGFEAAKEAVKEYSLEWAEEITGTKKEKIEEAAKLWGKAATSFLLHARGIEHHTKGVENVLSCINIVLASGRIGRPYCGYGTITGQGNGQGGREHGHKCDQLPGNRDIENPEHRKYISQVWGIEESELPGKGLSAYEIIEAIHRGEIKGLISICFNPLVSLPNSNYVREALEKLEFYVGIDFFLSETLRHANIVLPGSLHEEEEGTVTTAEGRVVRIRKAVDPPKGAKTDTEILLEIARRLGAADKFSYENSEAIFNELRVASKGGTADYYGITYDKIEKNMGVFWPCPDLDHPGTPRLWEDKKFKTPDGKAHFNAVKYHESGDPIDEEYPIILTTGRVVSQYLSGSQTRRIGKLVHQFAQPLLEIHPKLATQYGINQNEEVIVKTKRGEAKFPANIVETIREDTVFLPYHWPGKKSANQLTSGHLDPISKIPEFKVSACSLQPTGKIVEVNKFSEAYKSS, via the coding sequence ATGGCAAAATTACCTATAGATGCCGAAAAAATAATTGCTCAATATGGCCCTTCTCTACATATGCCAAATAAGGAGGCAATACCCGGAAGAGATGAGCCAGATAGCATAATTGAAACTCACTGTTGTTTCTGTGGTATGCAGTGCGGAATAAAATTATTGGCAAAAAACAACAAAGTTGTGGGTTTTGAACCTTGGATGGAATTTCCCTTTAATGAAGGAAGACTTTGTCCGAAGGGGGTTTTGAGATACATGCAAAACAACCACGAAGACCGTTTGACTGCTCCAATTCTAAATAAACCGGGAGTTGGTTTTGTGCCTATTTCTTGGGATGAAGCCATGGATTCTACCATTTCTGAAATTAAAAGAATACAATCACAATATGGTAACGATGCTTTTGCCATGTTATCGGGAGTTTCTCTTAGCAACGAAAAATCATATATGGTTGGTAAATTTGCTAGAACAGCTCTCAAAACTAAAAATTTAGATTATAATGGTCGCCTTTGTATGGTTTCGGCAGGTGCTGGTAACAAAAAGGCCTTCGGATTAGATCGAACATCCAATAATTATCAGGATTTAGAAAAAGCAGAAGTCATTATTGTCACAGGAGCCAATGTTTCTGAAACCTTTCCAACACTAACGCATTGGATTTGGAAAGCACGTGATAATGGCGCAAAACTCATTGTGGTTGACCCTCGAATGATTCCTTTGGCAAGAACTGCCGATCTTCATTTAGACATTCGCCCCGGTACCGATTCGGCTCTTTTTGGTGCCATTCTCAATTATATGGTGCAACATGATATGCTTGACCATGATTTTATCGACAATCATACCTCGGGTTTTGAAGCAGCTAAAGAAGCTGTAAAAGAGTATTCCTTAGAATGGGCCGAAGAAATTACGGGAACCAAGAAAGAAAAAATAGAAGAAGCCGCAAAACTTTGGGGCAAAGCTGCTACTTCATTTTTGCTTCACGCAAGAGGAATTGAGCACCACACAAAAGGTGTTGAAAATGTTTTGAGTTGCATCAACATTGTGCTGGCTTCAGGAAGAATTGGCCGACCTTATTGCGGTTACGGAACCATTACAGGCCAAGGTAACGGACAAGGAGGAAGAGAACATGGTCACAAATGTGATCAACTTCCTGGCAATAGAGACATAGAAAATCCAGAACACAGAAAATATATTTCGCAAGTTTGGGGCATTGAAGAATCAGAATTGCCAGGCAAAGGACTTTCGGCCTATGAGATTATTGAAGCCATTCATCGCGGAGAAATAAAAGGACTAATTTCTATTTGTTTCAATCCTTTGGTGTCTTTGCCTAACAGTAATTATGTTCGTGAAGCATTAGAAAAATTAGAATTTTATGTGGGTATCGATTTCTTTTTGAGTGAAACTTTAAGACATGCCAATATTGTTTTACCCGGTTCTTTGCACGAAGAAGAAGAGGGTACAGTAACTACCGCAGAAGGTCGAGTGGTTCGCATTAGAAAAGCTGTTGATCCACCAAAAGGAGCCAAAACAGATACCGAGATTTTATTGGAAATTGCCAGACGATTGGGAGCTGCAGATAAATTTTCGTATGAAAATAGTGAAGCTATCTTTAACGAATTGCGTGTGGCTTCAAAAGGAGGTACCGCAGATTATTACGGAATCACTTATGATAAAATCGAAAAAAATATGGGTGTTTTTTGGCCTTGTCCCGATTTAGATCATCCCGGAACACCTAGACTTTGGGAGGATAAAAAATTTAAAACTCCAGATGGAAAAGCTCATTTCAATGCCGTGAAATATCACGAAAGCGGAGACCCAATTGATGAGGAATACCCAATTATTTTAACAACAGGACGTGTGGTTTCTCAATATTTGAGCGGTTCACAGACTCGTAGAATAGGAAAATTAGTTCATCAATTTGCTCAACCTCTTTTAGAAATTCATCCTAAATTGGCCACTCAATACGGCATTAATCAAAACGAAGAAGTTATAGTTAAAACCAAAAGAGGAGAGGCGAAATTTCCAGCAAATATTGTAGAAACGATAAGAGAAGACACTGTTTTCCTACCCTATCATTGGCCTGGAAAAAAGTCTGCTAACCAATTAACCAGCGGACATCTTGACCCAATTTCTAAAATTCCTGAATTTAAAGTAAGTGCTTGTTCATTACAACCTACAGGGAAAATAGTGGAAGTAAATAAATTTTCAGAAGCTTATAAAAGTTCATAA
- a CDS encoding 4Fe-4S dicluster domain-containing protein has protein sequence MSQYYKLQEEFFVDMQRCIGCKSCEAACAECETNGEEPMIHVNYVNRAETIQTTVQVCMHCEDPVCANVCPADAITKDEFGIVHTANTSRCIGCSNCVMACPFGVPKKMEQYDLMMKCNMCYDRTSIGKKPMCATVCPSGALFYGTKEEMEKMRPNSTPVNRFIFGMETVKTKVNIMMPKGSTELKIF, from the coding sequence ATGTCTCAATATTATAAATTACAAGAAGAGTTTTTTGTAGATATGCAGCGATGTATCGGTTGTAAATCCTGCGAAGCCGCTTGTGCAGAATGCGAAACCAATGGCGAAGAACCAATGATTCATGTCAATTATGTAAATAGAGCCGAAACCATACAAACCACCGTACAAGTGTGTATGCACTGCGAAGACCCTGTTTGTGCCAATGTTTGCCCTGCAGATGCGATTACCAAAGATGAATTCGGAATTGTGCATACTGCCAATACTTCTCGGTGTATTGGATGCTCTAATTGCGTGATGGCTTGTCCGTTTGGTGTTCCAAAAAAAATGGAACAATATGACCTAATGATGAAATGTAATATGTGCTACGACAGAACTAGTATTGGCAAAAAACCAATGTGTGCAACGGTTTGCCCTAGTGGAGCTTTGTTTTATGGTACCAAAGAAGAAATGGAAAAAATGAGGCCTAATTCTACGCCTGTTAATCGATTTATTTTCGGGATGGAAACCGTAAAAACAAAAGTGAACATTATGATGCCAAAAGGAAGCACAGAACTAAAAATATTTTAA
- a CDS encoding Rieske (2Fe-2S) protein gives MENEDKHWKQDFPINRGEAIQVSRRDFAKLLAVVSGGMVLGNGIIAAKTFFSDDKTIGEKQKICAKNDIPVGGTKSFVLKNDSVPYILIHTEEGEFYAYEQKCTHLSCAVYYKPGTLKIECPCHNGWFDVKTGEVLQGPPPRPLKKLVVTLQGDDIFVQHPKTENV, from the coding sequence ATGGAAAACGAAGATAAACATTGGAAGCAAGATTTTCCTATAAATAGAGGTGAAGCCATCCAAGTAAGCCGAAGAGATTTTGCAAAATTACTGGCAGTAGTTTCAGGAGGAATGGTTTTAGGAAACGGAATTATTGCTGCAAAAACATTTTTTTCTGATGATAAAACAATAGGGGAAAAACAAAAAATTTGCGCCAAAAATGATATTCCGGTAGGCGGAACTAAGTCTTTTGTGCTAAAAAATGACTCCGTTCCTTATATTTTAATACATACCGAAGAAGGCGAATTTTATGCTTATGAACAAAAATGCACACATCTTTCTTGTGCTGTGTATTACAAACCAGGTACTTTGAAAATAGAATGCCCTTGTCATAACGGTTGGTTTGATGTAAAAACTGGTGAAGTATTGCAAGGACCACCACCAAGACCTTTAAAAAAATTAGTGGTTACTTTGCAAGGAGACGATATTTTTGTACAACATCCTAAAACAGAAAACGTATGA
- a CDS encoding DUF6755 family protein codes for MSNFRTGQENAHPQKKSMIMSTLIVVLLANLLIQIWLLYTALNNALDGHQEVAYSTFIASLVLFLAGTIWLYFLPKNVK; via the coding sequence ATGAGTAATTTCAGAACTGGGCAAGAAAATGCACATCCGCAGAAAAAAAGCATGATTATGTCTACCCTTATTGTAGTGCTTTTAGCGAATTTACTGATTCAGATTTGGTTACTTTACACCGCTTTAAACAATGCCTTAGATGGGCATCAAGAAGTAGCTTACAGTACTTTTATTGCTTCATTGGTTTTATTTTTGGCAGGTACTATTTGGCTGTATTTTTTACCTAAAAATGTAAAATAA
- the moaA gene encoding GTP 3',8-cyclase MoaA gives MLKDRYNRIHDYLRLSITDNCNFRCSYCMPDEKMSFLKQKLLMSPEEIFDISKIFVQLGVNKIRLTGGEPLVRKDFGEIISKLSLLPIKIGITTNGLLIDNYLEELKKADISSINISLDTLNDQKFKTITQRNHFAKVWENIQRCMQENIHVKLNMVVIKGVNDDEIIDFVNLTKDLPIHIRLIEFMPFDQNNWNKEKVLSNKIALQKISEQFSLFKLKDDKNDTDKKFGIFGHSGTISFISTLSDSFCSTCNRMRITADGKMKNCLFGKDELDLISAFRKGENIIPIIKKSIFLKHQKLGGQFDDYKNIQPHNLENRSMIKIGG, from the coding sequence ATGTTGAAAGATAGGTACAATAGAATACACGATTACTTGCGATTATCCATTACCGATAATTGCAACTTCCGCTGTTCCTATTGTATGCCTGATGAAAAAATGAGTTTTCTGAAACAAAAACTTTTAATGTCTCCCGAAGAAATTTTTGACATTTCAAAAATTTTTGTACAGTTGGGCGTTAATAAAATACGATTGACTGGTGGCGAACCTTTGGTAAGAAAAGATTTTGGCGAAATTATCTCAAAACTATCTTTATTACCCATCAAAATAGGCATTACAACCAATGGTTTACTAATTGATAACTATTTGGAGGAACTCAAAAAAGCAGATATTTCTTCCATTAATATCAGTTTAGATACGCTAAATGACCAAAAATTTAAAACCATTACACAACGCAATCACTTTGCTAAAGTTTGGGAAAACATCCAACGCTGTATGCAAGAAAACATACACGTAAAACTGAATATGGTAGTGATAAAGGGCGTTAATGATGATGAAATTATTGATTTTGTAAATCTTACCAAAGATCTTCCTATTCATATTAGACTAATAGAATTTATGCCCTTTGACCAGAATAATTGGAATAAAGAAAAAGTCTTGAGCAATAAAATTGCTTTACAGAAAATAAGTGAACAATTTTCTTTATTCAAATTGAAAGACGATAAAAACGATACCGATAAAAAATTTGGAATTTTCGGGCATTCTGGTACGATAAGTTTTATTTCTACGCTTTCTGATTCGTTTTGTAGCACCTGCAACCGAATGAGAATAACTGCAGATGGTAAAATGAAAAATTGCCTCTTCGGAAAAGATGAATTAGACCTTATTTCCGCTTTTAGAAAAGGAGAAAACATCATTCCCATCATCAAAAAATCAATTTTCTTAAAACATCAAAAATTAGGAGGACAATTCGACGATTACAAAAACATACAACCCCATAATTTAGAAAATCGGAGCATGATAAAAATTGGTGGGTAA
- a CDS encoding molybdopterin molybdotransferase MoeA: MTTHQSAIEVLKNKSKHRKTEILPLANCLHLVSADDVFAPINVPSFDNAAMDGYVFRFEDFLNELNLQIINEIQAGTDALLPLKKGEAARIFTGAPIPENGDTVIPQEDVLVENGMLKFQKKVNKNANVRQKGTQTQKGTLILKKNTKITAEYIGFLATFGIAELEVFAPPKIGIITTGKELVKAGNSLENYQIYDSNSVFLTAAFEEIGLKLSFSIWVDDNKNELKNAIQENVEKVDVLIFTGGISVGDYDFLKPVLDDLDVQESFYRVKQKPGKPLFFGTLNNTEIFALPGNPSAVVMCFHVYLKPFIKEKMGIESFTKKEFGILMNEYIKKSGLTHFVKAFVENNKVEILNNQLSYQMDAYTKANAFAILTENQEHFQIGDKVEVIKFRN, from the coding sequence ATGACAACTCATCAATCTGCAATTGAGGTTCTTAAAAACAAAAGTAAACATCGTAAAACTGAAATTCTACCTTTGGCAAATTGCCTTCATTTGGTTTCGGCTGATGATGTTTTTGCTCCTATCAACGTACCCTCTTTTGATAATGCTGCAATGGACGGTTATGTCTTTCGGTTTGAGGATTTTTTAAATGAATTAAACCTTCAAATAATCAACGAAATTCAAGCAGGCACAGATGCGCTTTTACCTTTAAAAAAAGGAGAAGCTGCAAGAATCTTCACCGGTGCTCCGATTCCTGAAAATGGAGATACAGTAATTCCTCAAGAAGATGTTTTGGTTGAAAATGGAATGTTAAAATTCCAAAAAAAAGTGAATAAAAACGCCAATGTTCGACAAAAAGGAACACAAACACAAAAAGGAACTTTAATTCTGAAAAAAAATACCAAAATAACAGCGGAATATATTGGTTTTTTGGCAACTTTCGGCATTGCTGAACTTGAAGTTTTTGCTCCTCCCAAAATTGGCATCATTACTACAGGAAAAGAACTGGTAAAAGCTGGAAATTCTTTAGAAAATTATCAAATTTACGATAGTAATTCAGTTTTTCTTACTGCGGCTTTTGAAGAAATTGGTTTAAAATTATCGTTTTCTATTTGGGTAGATGATAATAAAAATGAATTGAAAAATGCAATTCAAGAAAATGTAGAAAAAGTAGATGTTCTAATATTTACCGGCGGAATTTCGGTAGGTGATTATGATTTTTTAAAACCTGTTTTAGATGATTTAGACGTTCAAGAATCATTTTACAGAGTAAAGCAAAAACCTGGCAAACCTTTGTTTTTTGGAACGTTGAACAATACAGAAATTTTTGCACTTCCAGGAAATCCGAGTGCGGTGGTGATGTGTTTTCATGTTTATTTAAAACCTTTTATTAAAGAAAAAATGGGTATTGAAAGTTTTACAAAAAAAGAATTTGGCATTTTAATGAATGAATATATTAAAAAATCGGGACTTACGCATTTTGTAAAAGCTTTTGTAGAAAATAATAAAGTGGAAATCCTCAACAACCAATTGTCTTACCAAATGGATGCGTATACCAAAGCCAATGCATTTGCTATACTAACTGAAAATCAAGAACATTTTCAGATAGGTGACAAAGTTGAAGTCATAAAATTTCGAAATTGA
- a CDS encoding sulfite exporter TauE/SafE family protein, translating to MEILLLFSVVAFLYASVGHGGASGYIALMAIFAFPQSEIKSNALFLNLFVSFISFTQFFKKEEFPFKLFFMLIVFSIPMAFLGGMWTLDNKWYKIILGLILFIPIVKFLGFFPKMQFQVKQNLLLVIVLGLLIGLLSGLLGIGGGVILSPILILLGWCTVKQTAAVSAIFIFVNSLAGLLGKSFATLQFSENIVQILIFTLFGGILGGFFGANKFKILWIQYTLAFVLIIACFKLFTT from the coding sequence ATGGAAATTCTACTGCTATTTTCGGTAGTTGCATTTTTATACGCTTCGGTTGGCCACGGCGGAGCAAGCGGTTACATTGCATTGATGGCGATTTTTGCATTTCCGCAAAGTGAAATTAAAAGTAATGCCCTGTTTTTGAATCTTTTTGTGTCTTTTATTTCGTTTACTCAATTTTTCAAAAAAGAAGAGTTTCCTTTCAAATTGTTTTTCATGCTTATCGTATTTTCAATTCCCATGGCTTTTTTAGGAGGAATGTGGACATTGGACAATAAATGGTACAAAATAATTTTAGGACTTATTTTGTTTATCCCCATTGTAAAATTTTTAGGATTTTTTCCAAAAATGCAATTTCAGGTGAAACAAAATTTATTATTAGTCATTGTTTTAGGATTATTAATTGGCTTACTTTCAGGCTTATTAGGCATTGGTGGAGGTGTTATTTTAAGTCCAATTTTGATACTTTTGGGTTGGTGCACCGTAAAACAAACTGCAGCTGTAAGTGCCATTTTCATTTTTGTAAATTCTTTAGCAGGATTGTTGGGAAAGAGTTTTGCTACACTTCAATTTTCCGAAAATATTGTACAGATACTTATTTTCACGCTTTTTGGAGGGATTTTGGGTGGATTTTTTGGAGCTAACAAATTCAAAATTCTGTGGATACAATACACGCTTGCTTTTGTATTAATAATTGCTTGTTTCAAACTTTTTACAACCTAA
- a CDS encoding molybdenum cofactor guanylyltransferase: MKTYILSGGKSSRMGTDKGLVLLHQKPLISYLIETLQKLDLDIKIIAHHINYHKFNLEVLEDVYPKKGPLGGIFTALNDAQTDCLIISVDTPFITEKQITHLLENHQKCELTLAFSEDKIYPLFGIYPFHLFEKLKENILQNQLKLMKFVNENSLKKIEFNFSSLEKLNINTLKELKTAEKLFNYGN; the protein is encoded by the coding sequence ATGAAAACATACATTCTTTCTGGCGGAAAAAGTTCACGAATGGGAACGGATAAAGGATTGGTGCTACTTCATCAAAAACCTTTAATTTCTTATTTAATTGAGACTTTGCAAAAGCTAGACCTTGACATAAAAATAATCGCTCATCATATTAATTATCATAAATTTAATTTAGAAGTTCTAGAAGATGTTTATCCCAAAAAAGGACCTTTAGGTGGAATTTTTACCGCTTTGAATGATGCTCAAACAGATTGCCTCATCATCAGTGTAGATACGCCATTTATTACTGAAAAACAGATTACTCATTTACTAGAAAATCATCAAAAATGCGAATTGACTTTGGCGTTTTCAGAAGATAAAATTTATCCGCTTTTTGGGATTTATCCGTTTCATTTATTCGAAAAATTGAAAGAAAATATTTTACAAAACCAATTGAAATTGATGAAATTTGTTAACGAAAACAGTCTTAAAAAAATTGAATTTAACTTCTCTTCTTTAGAAAAACTGAATATCAACACTTTAAAAGAATTAAAAACGGCAGAAAAGTTATTTAACTATGGAAATTAA
- a CDS encoding MoaD/ThiS family protein: MEIKTFGKITEIVNKEIELAFPMNLAELKTTLEEQFPLLKTLMYSIAINDELISDEDYMIIQPQSIALMPPFSGG; encoded by the coding sequence ATGGAAATTAAAACCTTTGGGAAAATTACAGAAATTGTAAATAAGGAAATAGAACTGGCGTTTCCTATGAATTTGGCAGAACTCAAAACTACATTAGAAGAGCAATTTCCGTTGTTGAAAACCCTAATGTATAGCATTGCCATAAACGATGAACTGATTTCTGATGAAGATTATATGATTATTCAACCTCAATCTATCGCTCTAATGCCACCATTTTCTGGTGGATAA
- a CDS encoding HesA/MoeB/ThiF family protein, whose translation MQRYSRQIILPNFGNEAQNLLAKSKVLVVGAGGLGVPVLQYLAAAGVGKLGIADGDKVEISNLQRQVLYNETELGKNKAQVAKEKITKLNSTIELEVYDFFIDTLSIFKIITDYDVVVDCTDHFSIRYLLNDVCYLQKKPLVFASIYQFEAQLSVFHYGENPYNLRDVFSEIPNEKAVPNCNEAGVIGTHAGITGSLQANEVIKIITKIGVVNSGKLLLFNSLINQITQLSIFKNEKIFLPTSKEEILQNNYGFFCADEFSLEELKDLEHILSQEKSVLIDVREKNELPKITIFPVLEIPLSDLPENITLLQQFDVLVFICKSGIRSKKAVLLLQEKAYAKPCYSVQKGVEIFKK comes from the coding sequence ATGCAAAGATATTCCAGACAAATTATTTTACCGAATTTTGGTAATGAAGCCCAAAACTTATTGGCAAAATCTAAAGTTTTGGTAGTTGGAGCAGGAGGTTTAGGCGTTCCTGTACTACAATATCTTGCTGCTGCAGGAGTCGGAAAATTAGGAATTGCAGATGGAGATAAAGTAGAAATAAGTAATTTACAAAGACAAGTATTATACAATGAAACAGAATTAGGTAAAAATAAAGCACAAGTTGCAAAAGAAAAAATTACAAAATTAAATTCAACAATAGAGCTCGAAGTTTATGATTTTTTTATTGATACTCTTTCTATTTTCAAAATTATAACAGATTATGACGTGGTAGTAGATTGTACCGATCATTTTTCGATTCGATATTTACTGAATGATGTCTGTTATTTACAAAAAAAACCTTTGGTTTTTGCATCTATTTATCAGTTTGAAGCTCAATTGTCTGTATTTCATTATGGAGAAAATCCCTATAATTTGAGAGATGTTTTTTCGGAAATCCCTAATGAAAAAGCAGTTCCGAATTGCAATGAAGCGGGCGTTATTGGTACACATGCAGGTATTACGGGGAGTTTGCAAGCCAATGAAGTTATCAAAATCATAACAAAAATAGGTGTTGTAAATTCTGGTAAACTATTGTTATTCAATAGTTTGATTAATCAAATAACACAGCTTTCTATATTTAAAAACGAAAAAATATTTTTGCCAACATCTAAAGAAGAAATTCTACAAAATAATTATGGATTTTTCTGTGCTGATGAATTTTCTCTGGAAGAACTGAAAGATTTGGAACATATTTTAAGCCAAGAAAAATCAGTGTTGATAGATGTACGAGAAAAAAACGAATTGCCTAAAATAACAATCTTTCCTGTGCTTGAAATTCCTTTGTCTGATTTGCCCGAAAACATTACATTATTACAACAATTTGATGTTCTGGTTTTTATTTGCAAAAGTGGAATAAGAAGCAAAAAAGCAGTACTTTTGTTACAAGAAAAGGCTTATGCAAAACCTTGTTATTCGGTACAAAAAGGAGTAGAAATTTTTAAGAAATAA
- a CDS encoding class I SAM-dependent methyltransferase: MNTKEHWENIYQTKQLNEVSWFQQKPQTSLGFFEMFSVHNYAKIIDVGDGDSYLVDYLLELGHQDISVLDISKYALDRAKQRLGDKAKNVKWIEANAAHFQPIEKYDFWHDRATFHFLTEHEYIENYIKTANENIAVNGVLIIGTFSENGPKKCSGIDIKQYSEKSLQEAFLPYFKKINCFTTDHKTPFNTVQNFTFCSFRKK; encoded by the coding sequence ATGAATACAAAAGAACATTGGGAAAATATATACCAAACCAAGCAACTGAATGAAGTAAGTTGGTTTCAACAAAAACCTCAAACTTCTTTAGGCTTTTTCGAAATGTTTTCCGTTCACAATTATGCTAAAATTATTGATGTTGGTGATGGCGACAGCTATTTGGTAGATTATTTATTAGAACTTGGTCATCAAGACATTTCGGTGCTTGATATTTCTAAATATGCTTTAGATAGAGCAAAACAAAGACTTGGAGATAAAGCCAAAAATGTAAAATGGATTGAAGCCAATGCAGCACATTTTCAACCAATAGAAAAATACGATTTTTGGCATGATAGAGCTACTTTTCATTTTCTCACGGAGCATGAGTACATAGAAAATTACATCAAAACTGCTAATGAAAACATTGCTGTTAATGGAGTACTTATTATAGGTACATTTTCGGAAAATGGACCAAAAAAATGCAGCGGAATCGATATTAAACAATATTCTGAAAAATCTTTGCAAGAAGCTTTTTTGCCTTATTTTAAAAAGATAAACTGCTTTACAACAGACCATAAAACACCTTTTAATACTGTTCAAAATTTTACCTTTTGTAGTTTTAGAAAAAAATGA
- a CDS encoding molybdenum cofactor biosynthesis protein MoaE has protein sequence MKNSFIEGAISPEKIATSIAHHQHKTNIGGHSIFLGQVRADEIDHKVVKAIEFTTYRELAEQKIAAIREDIFAKYALTCMHIYHSLGKIKAGEICLFVFTSSKHRKPAQQACDELVERIKAEVPIWGKEIFEDETHQWKENN, from the coding sequence ATGAAAAATAGTTTTATAGAAGGAGCCATTTCTCCAGAAAAAATTGCAACGAGCATCGCCCATCATCAACACAAAACCAATATTGGCGGACATTCCATTTTCTTAGGACAAGTAAGAGCTGATGAAATAGACCATAAAGTAGTAAAAGCCATAGAATTTACCACCTATCGTGAACTTGCCGAACAAAAAATTGCAGCCATTCGGGAAGATATTTTTGCAAAATACGCTTTGACATGTATGCACATTTATCATAGTTTAGGCAAAATAAAAGCAGGCGAAATTTGCCTTTTTGTTTTTACATCTTCAAAACATCGAAAACCAGCACAACAAGCCTGTGATGAACTCGTAGAACGAATAAAAGCCGAAGTGCCGATTTGGGGAAAAGAAATTTTTGAAGACGAAACCCATCAATGGAAAGAAAATAATTAG
- the moaCB gene encoding bifunctional molybdenum cofactor biosynthesis protein MoaC/MoaB encodes MVDITHKYNSLRIAIAKAVVAVSKPETILALENKTVPKGDVFEMAKTAGLYAAKRTSDMIPDCHPLPIEYTKISYEISGLEVSIFVEIKTIYKTGVEVEAMHAASVVALTFYDMLKPIDKEIEIKNIKLLEKKGGKSDKKDHFDNPVKTAVLVCSDSISEGKKEDFSGKIILEKLKTEPVEICNYDIIPDGIESIQNQIENYISEKIELIIITGGTGLSKRDFTPEAIQPLLNREIPGIGEHLRQYGQNRMPYSILSRSIGGLIGDTLVIALPGSTNGARESMEALFPSILHIFKMIHSGKH; translated from the coding sequence ATGGTAGATATAACACACAAATATAATTCATTAAGAATTGCCATCGCAAAAGCGGTAGTTGCGGTAAGTAAACCTGAAACCATTTTGGCTTTGGAAAATAAAACCGTACCAAAAGGAGATGTGTTCGAAATGGCAAAAACAGCTGGGCTTTATGCTGCTAAACGAACTTCGGATATGATTCCCGATTGTCATCCATTACCTATAGAATACACGAAAATTAGTTATGAAATTTCGGGTTTGGAAGTTTCTATTTTTGTGGAAATAAAAACCATCTATAAAACAGGGGTGGAAGTAGAAGCAATGCACGCAGCTTCGGTGGTAGCACTTACTTTTTATGATATGCTAAAGCCAATCGACAAAGAGATTGAGATTAAAAACATTAAATTATTAGAAAAAAAAGGTGGCAAATCAGACAAAAAAGACCATTTTGATAATCCGGTAAAAACCGCTGTTTTGGTTTGTTCGGATAGTATTTCCGAAGGTAAAAAAGAAGACTTTTCAGGGAAAATTATTTTAGAAAAATTAAAAACAGAACCTGTAGAAATTTGTAATTATGACATCATTCCAGATGGTATAGAAAGTATTCAAAACCAAATTGAGAACTATATTTCAGAAAAAATAGAACTCATTATTATCACTGGTGGCACCGGCCTTTCTAAACGAGATTTTACCCCAGAAGCCATTCAACCATTATTGAATCGAGAAATACCTGGAATTGGCGAACATTTAAGGCAATACGGACAAAACCGAATGCCGTATTCTATATTATCAAGAAGCATTGGCGGATTAATTGGCGACACATTGGTTATCGCTTTACCAGGTTCTACCAACGGAGCCAGAGAATCAATGGAAGCCCTTTTTCCATCAATTTTACATATTTTTAAAATGATACATTCTGGGAAGCATTAA